A genomic region of Alicyclobacillus sp. SO9 contains the following coding sequences:
- the sat gene encoding sulfate adenylyltransferase produces MTRGDAVTNCMVPDNLEAKLKKYALGLRHVVADEITESDLIQIGVGAFSPLSGFMSEGDYNSVVENMRLQNGSVWPIPITLPVTDETAAKIKFQDDIAIIRQDGTLAAVMRVESIYQPQILHEAQRVYKTTDTAHPGVNRLYTRGSTYLGGPVQVLRDERTDAFSDSFYTPEQTRQQFAKFGWKTIVGFQTRNPIHRAHEYIQKTALETVDGLFLNPLVGPTKSDDVPAEVRLRAYQAILQYYYPKDRVFFGVYKAAMRYAGPREAIMHALVRRNYGCTHFIVGRDHAGVGDYYGTYDAQKIFENFSAEELGITPLFFEHAFYCRKCSGMATTKSCPHSETDRVILSGTKVRQMLREGIAPPPEFSRAEVVDVLMEHYQHHPSIR; encoded by the coding sequence GTGACAAGAGGTGACGCAGTGACAAATTGTATGGTTCCAGACAACCTCGAGGCAAAGCTAAAGAAATACGCGTTGGGGCTTAGGCATGTGGTTGCAGATGAAATTACGGAATCTGACTTGATTCAAATCGGGGTTGGTGCTTTTTCTCCGCTGTCCGGATTTATGTCGGAAGGGGACTACAACTCTGTAGTCGAAAACATGCGTCTGCAAAACGGATCGGTTTGGCCCATCCCCATTACTTTGCCGGTAACAGACGAGACAGCGGCTAAAATCAAATTCCAGGATGACATCGCTATTATCCGGCAGGATGGAACCTTGGCAGCTGTGATGCGTGTTGAAAGTATTTATCAGCCGCAGATTCTGCATGAAGCGCAAAGGGTGTACAAAACCACCGATACTGCACATCCTGGTGTAAACAGGCTGTATACCCGGGGTTCCACGTACTTAGGCGGACCTGTTCAAGTGTTGCGGGACGAACGAACGGATGCATTTTCCGACTCCTTTTATACCCCAGAACAGACCCGTCAACAGTTTGCGAAATTTGGATGGAAGACAATTGTCGGATTTCAGACGCGCAATCCGATTCACCGAGCTCATGAGTATATTCAGAAGACGGCACTGGAGACGGTTGACGGTCTTTTTCTAAACCCTCTGGTCGGCCCGACGAAAAGCGATGATGTCCCGGCTGAAGTTCGCCTCCGCGCCTACCAAGCGATACTCCAATACTACTACCCAAAAGATAGAGTGTTTTTCGGTGTGTACAAGGCTGCGATGCGGTACGCTGGTCCGAGAGAAGCTATTATGCACGCGCTGGTCCGTCGGAACTATGGTTGTACCCACTTTATTGTCGGGCGCGATCACGCTGGAGTCGGCGATTACTACGGCACATATGACGCACAGAAAATATTTGAGAACTTTTCAGCAGAAGAACTAGGCATCACACCGTTGTTTTTTGAGCATGCATTTTACTGTAGAAAATGCTCTGGAATGGCCACAACAAAATCTTGTCCGCATTCTGAAACAGACAGAGTCATTCTTTCTGGTACAAAAGTACGGCAGATGTTGCGAGAAGGGATTGCACCCCCACCTGAGTTTAGCCGGGCAGAAGTGGTCGATGTGCTGATGGAGCATTATCAGCATCACCCCTCTATTCGCTGA
- a CDS encoding MFS transporter, which produces MQIRHEGLSIFIRSKFFRNLWLGSVISGLGNELGEAAVLWMVLDKTNSPAAVGLISLCVGVPRALVNPFAGVLGDRYSRPRLMVLGNLLLSLIYGGIAVTSYSGVHSIWISFVLLALGSVVSPLTSTGRSQLIAELISREERSAANFFDDVYLHLTWLVGPAIAGFSVSWLGYGPVLVIDSLSFVLCAAFLFSIPSALHTPGTPFSQLSKNLLDGVKMLKERSLLLQLAGLTFFFNFFFGVYAVFLPLMARNHFGGARAYGVLWSAFAIGSFVGGIIFSRKAWIWPIGPSMAAVIVFWGILTGLLAFAHQYWMVLVIMLVNGFVYTPYEPLYKTVIQHIIPIRMQAKVSSTIRPITGLGQPAGSWLSGLLATPLGITGLTFVSGVATVVVGAFTLMSPHIRSYKGGGADSLM; this is translated from the coding sequence ATGCAAATACGACATGAGGGCTTATCTATCTTTATACGGAGCAAATTCTTTCGAAACCTGTGGCTCGGATCCGTAATCTCTGGACTTGGCAACGAACTCGGAGAGGCAGCAGTGCTTTGGATGGTCCTGGATAAGACCAATTCACCGGCCGCCGTAGGGTTAATTTCTCTGTGTGTTGGTGTCCCGAGAGCGCTTGTGAATCCATTTGCAGGAGTGCTTGGAGACAGATACTCACGTCCAAGATTGATGGTGCTGGGGAATTTGTTGCTCTCACTGATTTACGGCGGCATTGCCGTAACGAGTTACTCCGGGGTTCATTCGATTTGGATAAGCTTTGTTTTATTGGCGTTGGGCTCGGTTGTCTCGCCTCTGACTTCGACAGGACGTTCACAACTGATTGCCGAACTTATTTCTAGGGAAGAGAGAAGTGCAGCAAACTTTTTCGACGATGTCTACCTCCATCTCACATGGCTCGTTGGTCCGGCGATTGCTGGATTTTCCGTGTCCTGGCTAGGCTATGGACCTGTGTTGGTGATTGATTCCCTGAGTTTTGTCCTTTGCGCTGCTTTTTTGTTTTCTATTCCATCAGCTCTGCACACCCCTGGTACTCCGTTTTCTCAGCTGTCCAAAAATCTGTTGGACGGGGTAAAAATGCTGAAGGAGCGTTCCTTGCTCCTGCAACTTGCAGGGCTGACTTTCTTCTTCAACTTTTTCTTTGGCGTCTATGCTGTTTTTCTACCGTTAATGGCTCGCAATCATTTTGGAGGTGCGAGGGCCTACGGAGTACTGTGGTCGGCTTTCGCGATAGGCTCCTTTGTTGGCGGAATCATTTTCTCGAGAAAAGCTTGGATATGGCCTATCGGTCCGTCGATGGCGGCAGTCATTGTGTTTTGGGGGATACTAACGGGCCTGTTAGCATTCGCCCATCAGTACTGGATGGTTCTTGTCATCATGCTGGTGAATGGCTTTGTCTATACGCCCTATGAACCACTTTATAAGACCGTCATTCAACACATCATTCCAATTCGAATGCAAGCAAAAGTGTCAAGTACAATCCGCCCCATTACCGGCCTCGGGCAGCCTGCCGGCAGTTGGTTGTCTGGTTTGTTGGCAACGCCCCTTGGAATTACAGGATTAACCTTTGTGTCAGGGGTCGCAACCGTTGTAGTCGGCGCTTTTACCCTTATGTCTCCGCATATTAGGAGCTACAAGGGAGGGGGTGCTGACAGCTTAATGTGA
- a CDS encoding sulfite exporter TauE/SafE family protein, protein MDYSIAGFAVGVLVGVSGIGGALVMTPLLILWFHMTPEMAVGTDLAYAFVTKAVGSFQHMRQKTVDFFAVRWLSYGSIPGAVLGSVTMSALKYFTSVQEVNRIVSHALGAVYIATTAILVFQWFIRRRTTIRPMTRFLKPILVALGVFTGVIVGVTSVGSGSLYLAVLAVVYPISAAKLVGTDLVQSVLMTGIAAIAHWAVGAVNPITLLYLLIGSIPGIMIGSRLTLRVPAAVIRIMLLALLGWSSVNMLSAW, encoded by the coding sequence ATGGATTACAGTATCGCAGGGTTTGCAGTGGGTGTTCTGGTAGGTGTATCAGGAATCGGCGGAGCTCTGGTGATGACCCCGCTTCTCATTTTGTGGTTTCACATGACTCCGGAGATGGCGGTGGGAACGGACTTGGCGTATGCCTTTGTGACAAAGGCGGTTGGGTCGTTTCAGCATATGCGCCAGAAGACGGTGGATTTTTTTGCTGTTCGTTGGTTGTCCTATGGCAGTATACCTGGAGCTGTGCTCGGATCTGTGACAATGTCCGCCTTGAAGTACTTCACATCAGTGCAGGAAGTCAACCGGATTGTTTCCCATGCCCTTGGTGCTGTGTATATCGCAACTACAGCCATACTCGTCTTTCAGTGGTTTATTCGGAGACGTACCACAATCCGTCCCATGACACGATTTTTAAAACCAATTCTAGTTGCACTGGGAGTTTTTACAGGAGTGATAGTGGGGGTTACTTCTGTCGGGAGCGGCTCATTGTACCTAGCTGTTCTAGCTGTTGTCTATCCCATTTCTGCCGCCAAACTGGTAGGGACAGATTTAGTTCAAAGTGTGCTTATGACCGGGATTGCCGCAATTGCTCACTGGGCTGTCGGAGCAGTCAATCCGATTACACTGTTGTATCTGTTGATTGGATCCATCCCCGGCATCATGATTGGGAGCAGGCTTACGCTGCGGGTGCCAGCAGCGGTGATTCGCATCATGTTACTGGCACTCCTGGGATGGTCTAGTGTCAACATGCTGTCTGCGTGGTAA